TAAGAAATAATATTGTGCATTTCAAAACTGAAAAATGATCCTTTTCGGCTGATATTCGAGGGGAAACCGCTATTTTTGTGGTTATGTTTCCCAGAAACATTATAAACCGAAGTAGAATAAACAAATATGCAAGAAGAAACAGAATATATCAATGTATATGGTGCGCGTGTGCACAATTTGAAAAATATAGATGCAGAAATTCCTCGAAACAGTCTTACGGTGATTACGGGGCTTAGTGGAAGTGGTAAATCTTCCCTTGCTTTTGATACTATTTTTGCCGAAGGACAACGTCGCTATATCGAAACGTTTTCAGCTTATGCCCGCAACTTTCTGGGTAATTTGGAACGCCCTGATGTCGATAAAATTACGGGGCTGAGTCCGGTAATTTCCATCGAACAGAAAACAACCAATAAGAATCCCCGTTCTACGGTGGGTACGACGACAGAGGTTTATGATTACTTGCGTTTGTTATACGCACGCGCGGGTGAGGCTTATTCTTACCTTTCCGGCGAGAAGATGGTGAAATATACCGAGGAGCAGATTCTTGATCTTATTCAGAAAGACTATAAGGGAAAACGCATTTATATCCTAGCCCCATTAGTGCGTAACCGTAAAGGTCATTATAAAGAACTTTTCGAACAAATTCGCAAAAAAGGCTACCTTTATGTCCGTGTAGATGGCGAAGTGCGTGAGGCATTGCCGGGTATGAAACTTGACCGCTACAAGAACCATGATGTGGAGGTAGTGGTTGACAAACTGGTAGTTACCGATAAGGATGACGCACGTTTGAAAAGCAGTGTTGTTACGGCTATGCGCCAAGGGGATGGTCTGCTGATGATACTTGATATCCAAACTGACAGCATACGGCATTACAGCAAGAGGCTGATGTGTCCTGTCACCGGGTTATCTTATCGGGAACCAGCACCGCATAATTTCTCTTTCAATTCTCCGCAAGGTGCATGCCCCAAATGTAAAGGTTTGGGAGTGGTTAGCCAGATTGATATTGAAAAGATTATTCCCGATATCGGATTGTCTGTTTCGGAAGGTGCGATTATTCCGTTGGGAAAATATAAGAACAGTATGATCTTCTGGCAGATATCTGCTTTGTTGGAGAAATATGAGGCTACATTGAAGACACCGGTAAAAGATCTGCCGGACGATGCGATAGATGAGATTCTTTATGGCTCGGACGAGCGTATTAAGATTAAAAGTTCACTGATCGGTACTTCTTCGGATTATTTCGTGACTTTCGAAGGAGTCGTAAAGTATATCCAGATGCTGCAGGAGAAAGATGCTTCTGCTACTGCACAGAAGTGGGCGGAGCAGTTTGCCAAGACAACTGTCTGTCCTGAATGCCACGGGGCTAAGTTGAACAAGGAAGCTCTCTCGTTTCGGATACACGATAAGAATATTTACGAGTTATCTACTATGGATATCAGTGAATTGTATGACTGGCTGATGAATGTGGATCAGTATCTTAGTGGTAAACAGGAACAGATTGCTGCTGAGATACTGAAAGAAATTCGTACACGTCTTAAATTCCTGCTGGACGTAGGACTGGATTATCTTTCGCTGAATCGCAGTGCTGTCAGTCTTTCCGGTGGTGAAAGCCAGCGTATCCGGTTGGCAACTCAAATCGGCTCGCAACTGGTGAATGTCCTTTATATTCTGGATGAGCCGAGTATAGGATTGCATCAGCGTGATAATCAACGTCTGATCCACTCACTGAAAGAACTGCGTGATATCGGTAACTCCGTGATCGTTGTAGAGCACGATAAGGACATGATGCTTGCCGCTGATTATGTTATTGATATGGGGCCTAAAGCCGGTCGGCTGGGAGGGGAAGTCGTATTTGCCGGTACTCCTGGAGAAATGTTGCGTACACATACACTGACTTCGCAATATCTTAACGGTGAACGTACCATTGAGATACCTGCTGAACGACGTGGAGGTAACGGCCACAGTTTGTGGCTGTGTGGTTCCAGAGGCAATAACCTGAAAAATGTGAATGTTGAGTTTCCGCTTGGCAAATTGATTTGCGTGACCGGTGTTTCCGGTAGTGGAAAATCCACACTTATTAATGAAACGTTGCAACCTATCTTGTCTCAGAAGTTCTATCGTTCACTTCAAGATCCGTTGGAGTATGACAGCATAGAAGGGGTGGAATATATTGATAAAGTGGTAAATGTGGATCAGTCTCCTTTGGGACGTACACCACGTTCCAATCCTGCCACTTATACAGGGGTGTTTTCTGACATCCGCAACTTATTTGTCGGTCTGCCCGAAGCGAAGATACGTGGTTACAAGCCCGGACGCTTTTCTTTCAATGTTAGTGGCGGGCGTTGTGAAGTCTGTCAAGGAAACGGGTATAAAACTATTGAGATGAATTTTCTGCCTGATGTGTATGTCCCTTGCGAGGTATGCCACGGTAAGCGCTATAACCGTGAAACCCTTGAGGTGCGTTTTAAGGGAAAATCGATTGCTGATGTGTTGGACATGACCATTAATCGTGCTGTGGAGTTCTTTGAGAATGTTCCTCAGATATTGAATAAAATTAAGGTGATTCAAGAAGTGGGATTGGGGTACATCAAGTTGGGGCAGTCTTCCACTACGCTTTCCGGTGGTGAGAGCCAGCGTGTGAAACTTGCCACTGAACTTTCAAAACGTGACACCGGAAAGACTCTGTATATTTTGGACGAACCCACCACAGGACTACATTTTGAGGATATCCGTGTCTTGATGAATGTACTCAATAAACTGGTTGATAAAGGCAATACGGTTATTGTCATTGAGCATAATCTTGATGTTATCAAAATGGCGGACTATATTATAGATATGGGACCTGAAGGTGGTAAGGGTGGAGGAGAGCTTTTGGCTTGTGGAACACCAGAGGAAGTAGCCAAAAGCAAGAAAGGCTACACACCCAAATTTCTGAGAGAAGAATTGAAAATGAAATGAATAAACCGAATTCAGATTGATAAAACCAATGAAGATCAATAAAACAAATGCTGCGAGACTTTTGGATAAAGCCGGAATAGCTTATGAACTTATCCCTTACGAGGTGGACGAGAATGATTTAAGTGCGGTACATGTTGCTGCCAGCCTGAATGAAGATATAAATTGTGTTTTCAAAACCTTGATACTTCATGGTGATAGAAACGGATATTTTGTCTGTGTTATTCCAGGTGAACGTGAAGTTGATTTGAAATTGGCAGCTAAAGCATCCGGAAACAAGAAGTGTGATCTCATACCAATGAAAGATTTGCTCCCTTTGACCGGGTATATACGTGGCGGTTGTTCACCAATCGGTCTGAAAAAGCCATTTCCTACCTATATTCATGAATCATGCTTCCTTTTTCCATATATTTATATCAGTGCAGGTCAGAGGGGGATGCAGCTTAAATTGAATCCAAAAGATTTGATAAGGGAAATACATGCGGAAGTTTGTGCTCTTTTTTAGAAGAATATTCATTGAAAAGCATATATTTGCAAAAAATATAAAGAAATCAATCTAATTACTAATTTAAAAAAAAGTTTTTTATGTTCAAGAATCACCCTAAAGGTTTGCTGGCTGCTGCTATCTCTAATATGGGAGAACGGTTTGGTTACTATATCATGAATGCCGTGCTGGTATTGTTCCTTTGCTCTAAGTTTGGTTTAAGTGACGAAACGAGTGCCATAATTTATTCAGTCTTCTATTGTGGAATCTATGTGTTGAGTTTGGTTGGCGGTGTCATTGCTGACAGAACCCAAAATTACAAGGGAACCATCATGTCAGGATTGATGGTTATGTCATTGGGTTATGTCATTCTGTCCATCCCGGTGCTGTCCACTGCTGGAAATATCGGTTGGCTGCTTCCTTTGACATGTTTCGCTTTGTTTCTTATCGCTTTTGGCAACGGACTTTTTAAGGGTAACCTGCAAGCTATCGTGGGCCAGATGTATGATAACTTTGAGAAAGAGGCTGAGAAGCAAGGTCCCGAAGCAGTGAAGTTGGCAAAGAGCCGTCGTGATTCCGGTTTCCAGATTTTCTATGTATTTATTAATATAGGTGGCTTGATTGCTCCTTTTGTCGCTCCTCTGCTTAGGGAATGGTGGTTGAAAGTTCATAATTTGGCGTATAATGCCGATTTGCCTGCATTGTGTCATCAGTATATCAATGATAGCGTGAATATGGCTTCGGACAAACTTTCAAATTTTACTGAACTTGTCGTCAAAGTAGGTGGCACGGCTACCGGTGATTTGAGTGCATTCTCTACTCAATATCTGGATGTATTTAATACGGGTATTCATTATTCGTTTATAGCATCGGTAGTGGCTATGCTTATTTCTCTCTTTATTTTTGTTTTGTGTCGCAAGGTATTTCCAACACCGGGTAAGAAAGCAAAGCAGGAGTCTGTTGATTATACTCCGGAAGAAAAAGCGGCTATGGCAAAAGAAATCAAGCAGCGTCTCTATGCACTGTTTGCAGTGTTGGGAGTTGTTATCTTTTTCTGGTTCTCATTCCATCAGAATGGACAGTCATTGTCTTATTTTGCACGTGACTTTGTAGTGACGGATAGTATCGCTCCCGAAATATGGCAAGCTGTTAATCCTTTCTTTGTGATTACGTTGACTCCACTTATCATGCTGTTTTTTGGCGCTCTGACTCGTCGTGGCAAGGAGATTTCCACTCCCAAAAAGATTGCGATAGGTATGGGTATTGCCGGAACGGCTTTCTT
Above is a window of Bacteroides helcogenes P 36-108 DNA encoding:
- the uvrA gene encoding excinuclease ABC subunit UvrA, with translation MQEETEYINVYGARVHNLKNIDAEIPRNSLTVITGLSGSGKSSLAFDTIFAEGQRRYIETFSAYARNFLGNLERPDVDKITGLSPVISIEQKTTNKNPRSTVGTTTEVYDYLRLLYARAGEAYSYLSGEKMVKYTEEQILDLIQKDYKGKRIYILAPLVRNRKGHYKELFEQIRKKGYLYVRVDGEVREALPGMKLDRYKNHDVEVVVDKLVVTDKDDARLKSSVVTAMRQGDGLLMILDIQTDSIRHYSKRLMCPVTGLSYREPAPHNFSFNSPQGACPKCKGLGVVSQIDIEKIIPDIGLSVSEGAIIPLGKYKNSMIFWQISALLEKYEATLKTPVKDLPDDAIDEILYGSDERIKIKSSLIGTSSDYFVTFEGVVKYIQMLQEKDASATAQKWAEQFAKTTVCPECHGAKLNKEALSFRIHDKNIYELSTMDISELYDWLMNVDQYLSGKQEQIAAEILKEIRTRLKFLLDVGLDYLSLNRSAVSLSGGESQRIRLATQIGSQLVNVLYILDEPSIGLHQRDNQRLIHSLKELRDIGNSVIVVEHDKDMMLAADYVIDMGPKAGRLGGEVVFAGTPGEMLRTHTLTSQYLNGERTIEIPAERRGGNGHSLWLCGSRGNNLKNVNVEFPLGKLICVTGVSGSGKSTLINETLQPILSQKFYRSLQDPLEYDSIEGVEYIDKVVNVDQSPLGRTPRSNPATYTGVFSDIRNLFVGLPEAKIRGYKPGRFSFNVSGGRCEVCQGNGYKTIEMNFLPDVYVPCEVCHGKRYNRETLEVRFKGKSIADVLDMTINRAVEFFENVPQILNKIKVIQEVGLGYIKLGQSSTTLSGGESQRVKLATELSKRDTGKTLYILDEPTTGLHFEDIRVLMNVLNKLVDKGNTVIVIEHNLDVIKMADYIIDMGPEGGKGGGELLACGTPEEVAKSKKGYTPKFLREELKMK
- the ybaK gene encoding Cys-tRNA(Pro) deacylase; translation: MKINKTNAARLLDKAGIAYELIPYEVDENDLSAVHVAASLNEDINCVFKTLILHGDRNGYFVCVIPGEREVDLKLAAKASGNKKCDLIPMKDLLPLTGYIRGGCSPIGLKKPFPTYIHESCFLFPYIYISAGQRGMQLKLNPKDLIREIHAEVCALF
- a CDS encoding peptide MFS transporter, whose protein sequence is MFKNHPKGLLAAAISNMGERFGYYIMNAVLVLFLCSKFGLSDETSAIIYSVFYCGIYVLSLVGGVIADRTQNYKGTIMSGLMVMSLGYVILSIPVLSTAGNIGWLLPLTCFALFLIAFGNGLFKGNLQAIVGQMYDNFEKEAEKQGPEAVKLAKSRRDSGFQIFYVFINIGGLIAPFVAPLLREWWLKVHNLAYNADLPALCHQYINDSVNMASDKLSNFTELVVKVGGTATGDLSAFSTQYLDVFNTGIHYSFIASVVAMLISLFIFVLCRKVFPTPGKKAKQESVDYTPEEKAAMAKEIKQRLYALFAVLGVVIFFWFSFHQNGQSLSYFARDFVVTDSIAPEIWQAVNPFFVITLTPLIMLFFGALTRRGKEISTPKKIAIGMGIAGTAFLFLAIYSAIQGYPSGTEFKAMADSAKAGLKAGPWVLIVIYFFLTVAELFISPLGLSFVSKVAPKHIQGLCQGLWLGATAIGNLFLWVGPLMYNKIPIWECWTVFFIVCLISMGVMLGMVKWLERVTK